One genomic region from Mytilus trossulus isolate FHL-02 chromosome 9, PNRI_Mtr1.1.1.hap1, whole genome shotgun sequence encodes:
- the LOC134682989 gene encoding GTPase IMAP family member 9-like, producing the protein MEDQGALSLDTCSWGNADDTGWACKLCTFVNQCDGGYCQACYGDRMQDNHDKHMDAALSNDDQILVWKCDECQHTNYVADKYCDMCSELRHDDIPITTLPQLTQHGNSTKTDFKWTEKNSPLANMEENAERRILLIGKTGSGKSATGNNILNTNVFHSAVSGESVTDKCQVSQATRFGRMITVVDTPGLFDTRFTNGNISNELVKCTEMILPGPHAVVLVTRIGRFTKEEQDTVQYFVDHFGEGVLRYIIILFTRKDDLVKDNISLDQFIVDSTPELKSLLYKCNNRYIAFDNKSDNASKEKQCKELFLLIHAMLLENEGHFFTNKMLLEAESNLEIRLMQIAKVEKEKQNEEINKIKRKERRKMRKELDSTIIETDELYCLKLTNEWETEDKNFDTRNLEKEKERLENELKEAKQKLNK; encoded by the exons ATGGAAGACCAAGGTGCTTTAAGTTTAGACACATGTAGCTGGGGCAATGCTGATGACACAG GATGGGCGTGTAAATTGTGTACATTTGTGAACCAGTGTGATGGAGGATACTGCCAGGCCTGTTACGGAGACAGAATGCAAGACAATCATGATAAACATATGGATGCTGCACTGTCTAATGATGATCAAATTCTCG ttTGGAAATGTGATGAATGTCAACATACAAATTATGTTGCCGACAAGTACTGTGATATGTGCAGTGAACTACGTCACGATGACATACCAATCACTACATTGCCGCAGTTAACACAgcatggaaattcaaccaaaacag attttaagtggACTGAGAAAAATTCTCCCCTTGCAAATATGGAAGAAAATGCTGAAAGACGAATCTTGCTTATAGGTAAAACTGGGTCCGGTAAAAGTGCAACCGGAAATAATATTCTAAATACAAATGTCTTCCATTCTGCTGTTTCTGGTGAGTCTGTCACTGACAAATGCCAGGTATCACAAGCGACAAGATTTGGAAGAATGATAACAGTAGTAGATACCCCAGGACTCTTTGATACTCGATTTACTAATGGAAATATCTCAAATGAATTAGTTAAATGTACAGAAATGATTTTACCCGGGCCACATGCTGTTGTACTTGTTACTAGGATAGGAAGATTCACTAAGGAAGAACAAGAtactgttcaatattttgtCGATCATTTTGGAGAGGGCGTATTAAGATATATCATTATTCTTTTTACAAGAAAAGATGATCTTGTTAAAGATAATATCTCCCTCGATCAGTTCATAGTTGATTCAACTCCTGAGCTGAAATCATTACTGTATAAATGTAATAACCGCTATATAGCCTTTGATAACAAATCAGACAATGCATCGAAAGAAAAACAATGTAAAGAGTTATTTCTATTGATTCATGCAATGCTACTAGAAAATGAAGGACATTTCTTTACGAACAAAATGCTGTTGGAAGCAGAAAGTAATTTAGAAATAAGGTTAATGCAAATAGCTAAAGTAGAAAAGGAAAAGCAAAACgaggaaataaataaaataaaacgcAAAGAAAGGAGGAAGATGAGAAAGGAACTAGACAGTACAATTATAGAAACAGACGAGCTTtactgtctaaaactgacaaaCGAATGGGAGACTGAGGACAAGAATTTTGATACAAGgaatttagaaaaagaaaaggaaCGTCTTGAGAATGAACTGAAAGAAgctaaacaaaaattaaacaaataa
- the LOC134682990 gene encoding GTPase IMAP family member 4-like isoform X2 — protein sequence MESEWMCSVCTLMNNASNRTCEVCLNTKPSSADTWSMPQQNTASSDANERPKFSGVKESNELRIVIIGKTGTGKSATGNTILGRREFESKVCGASITNKCQLGMNTRFGRKVVVVDTPGLYDTGMTNEQVTKEIVKCIGMTAPGPHAILLTVNVGRFTKEEQDTVKHFVDHFGTGMYNYLMVVFTRADDLADDNVDIREYVQNCPQSLQAILKLCDHRYIPFNNKLSGYSQEQQVKNLIGSVDDVVRKHGGFCYTNEMYEEAEKTLQRREDEVKRQLKEEERRKVETLHRHLQTEFDEKFALANEEKETLAKEIRKIELEKQTAESREAETRDQINALKNELKDCKQQEENRNKEQEERLERKLHEMERKQAEQLQMQTNKANEDRITQLQKQMEDNERRQEQQIEDLRKENEQKVRDVEASYRKQQKSLRDTSRKGIEKEGDVFSQIWTGVKGAAKVVVETVKKCSIM from the exons ATGGAAAG TGAATGGATGTGCAGTGTTTGTACTTTAATGAATAATGCATCTAATCGTACATGTGAGGTTTGTTTGAACACAAAACCATCATCTGCAGACACTTGGTCAATGCCTCAACAGAATACTGCTTCCAGTG ATGCAAATGAGAGACCAAAGTTCAGTGGAGTTAAGGAATCAAATGAACTGCGAATTGTAATTATTGGAAAAACCGGGACAGGTAAAAGCGCCACCGGAAATACAATCTTAGGCAGACGAGAGTTTGAATCTAAAGTATGCGGAGCCTCTATAACAAACAAATGCCAGCTTGGAATGAACACCAGATTCGGACGCAAAGTTGTGGTTGTGGATACTCCTGGACTATATGATACAGGGATGACAAACGAGCAAGTTACCAAGGAAATAGTAAAATGTATTGGGATGACTGCACCAGGACCACATGCTATTCTGCTGACGGTAAACGTTGGTCGATTTACAAAGGAAGAACAAGATACTGTTAAACATTTCGTTGATCATTTTGGAACTGGTATGTACAATTACCTCATGGTTGTTTTTACAAGAGCAGATGATCTTGCAGACGATAATGTAGACATAAGGGAGTATGTCCAAAATTGTCCCCAGTCACTTCAGGCAATTCTCAAACTTTGTGACCACCGATATATCCCTTTTAACAATAAACTTTCTGGTTACAGCCAAGAGCAGCAAGTTAAAAATTTGATAGGCAGCGTGGACGATGTTGTACGGAAACATGGGGGTTTTTGCTATACTAATGAAATGTATGAAGAAGCCGAAAAAACACTGCAAAGACGTGAAGATGAAGTAAAGAGACAGTTGAAGGAAGAAGAACGACGAAAAGTAGAAACTCTTCATCGCCATCTTCaaacggaatttgatgaaaagtttgCGTTGGCGAATGAGGAAAAAGAAACGCTTGCAAAAGAAATAAGGAAAATCGAATTGGAAAAACAGACAGCAGAATCTCGGGAAGCAGAGACAAGAGATCAAATAAATGCGTTGAAAAATGAGTTGAAAGATTGTAAGCAACAAGAAGAAAACCGAAACAAAGAACAAGAAGAAAGGCTAGAAAGAAAGCTACATGAAATGGAAAGGAAACAAGCCGAGCAATTACAAATGCAAACCAATAAAGCAAACGAAGACCGAATAACACAACTACAGAAACAAATGGAAGACAACGAGCGCAGACAAGAACAACAGATAGAGGATTTGAGAAAGGAAAACGAACAGAAAGTGCGTGATGTTGAAGCAAGCTATCGGAAGCAACAGAAATCTTTACGTGATACCTCTAGAAAAGGGATCGAAAAGGAAGGGGATGTATTTTCCCAAATATGGACTGGAGTCAAAGGAGCAGCAAAAGTAGTTGTTGAAACCGTAAAGAAATGTTCTATTATGTAA
- the LOC134682990 gene encoding GTPase IMAP family member 4-like isoform X1, with protein MESEWMCSVCTLMNNASNRTCEVCLNTKPSSADTWSMPQQNTASSEWSCPVCTYTNNGEDLICGICNSSRDARATEPVNIPDYLNRDANERPKFSGVKESNELRIVIIGKTGTGKSATGNTILGRREFESKVCGASITNKCQLGMNTRFGRKVVVVDTPGLYDTGMTNEQVTKEIVKCIGMTAPGPHAILLTVNVGRFTKEEQDTVKHFVDHFGTGMYNYLMVVFTRADDLADDNVDIREYVQNCPQSLQAILKLCDHRYIPFNNKLSGYSQEQQVKNLIGSVDDVVRKHGGFCYTNEMYEEAEKTLQRREDEVKRQLKEEERRKVETLHRHLQTEFDEKFALANEEKETLAKEIRKIELEKQTAESREAETRDQINALKNELKDCKQQEENRNKEQEERLERKLHEMERKQAEQLQMQTNKANEDRITQLQKQMEDNERRQEQQIEDLRKENEQKVRDVEASYRKQQKSLRDTSRKGIEKEGDVFSQIWTGVKGAAKVVVETVKKCSIM; from the exons ATGGAAAG TGAATGGATGTGCAGTGTTTGTACTTTAATGAATAATGCATCTAATCGTACATGTGAGGTTTGTTTGAACACAAAACCATCATCTGCAGACACTTGGTCAATGCCTCAACAGAATACTGCTTCCAGTG AATGGAGCTGTCCTGTATGCACATACACAAACAACGGTGAAGATCTGATCTGCGGGATATGTAATAGTTCACGTGACGCTAGAGCTACAGAACCAGTAAATATCCCTGATTATTTGAACAGAG ATGCAAATGAGAGACCAAAGTTCAGTGGAGTTAAGGAATCAAATGAACTGCGAATTGTAATTATTGGAAAAACCGGGACAGGTAAAAGCGCCACCGGAAATACAATCTTAGGCAGACGAGAGTTTGAATCTAAAGTATGCGGAGCCTCTATAACAAACAAATGCCAGCTTGGAATGAACACCAGATTCGGACGCAAAGTTGTGGTTGTGGATACTCCTGGACTATATGATACAGGGATGACAAACGAGCAAGTTACCAAGGAAATAGTAAAATGTATTGGGATGACTGCACCAGGACCACATGCTATTCTGCTGACGGTAAACGTTGGTCGATTTACAAAGGAAGAACAAGATACTGTTAAACATTTCGTTGATCATTTTGGAACTGGTATGTACAATTACCTCATGGTTGTTTTTACAAGAGCAGATGATCTTGCAGACGATAATGTAGACATAAGGGAGTATGTCCAAAATTGTCCCCAGTCACTTCAGGCAATTCTCAAACTTTGTGACCACCGATATATCCCTTTTAACAATAAACTTTCTGGTTACAGCCAAGAGCAGCAAGTTAAAAATTTGATAGGCAGCGTGGACGATGTTGTACGGAAACATGGGGGTTTTTGCTATACTAATGAAATGTATGAAGAAGCCGAAAAAACACTGCAAAGACGTGAAGATGAAGTAAAGAGACAGTTGAAGGAAGAAGAACGACGAAAAGTAGAAACTCTTCATCGCCATCTTCaaacggaatttgatgaaaagtttgCGTTGGCGAATGAGGAAAAAGAAACGCTTGCAAAAGAAATAAGGAAAATCGAATTGGAAAAACAGACAGCAGAATCTCGGGAAGCAGAGACAAGAGATCAAATAAATGCGTTGAAAAATGAGTTGAAAGATTGTAAGCAACAAGAAGAAAACCGAAACAAAGAACAAGAAGAAAGGCTAGAAAGAAAGCTACATGAAATGGAAAGGAAACAAGCCGAGCAATTACAAATGCAAACCAATAAAGCAAACGAAGACCGAATAACACAACTACAGAAACAAATGGAAGACAACGAGCGCAGACAAGAACAACAGATAGAGGATTTGAGAAAGGAAAACGAACAGAAAGTGCGTGATGTTGAAGCAAGCTATCGGAAGCAACAGAAATCTTTACGTGATACCTCTAGAAAAGGGATCGAAAAGGAAGGGGATGTATTTTCCCAAATATGGACTGGAGTCAAAGGAGCAGCAAAAGTAGTTGTTGAAACCGTAAAGAAATGTTCTATTATGTAA